One genomic segment of Vibrio nitrifigilis includes these proteins:
- a CDS encoding methyl-accepting chemotaxis protein has translation MFLLHKISIKQKVIIGIALAVLASTMVVGLIAQRQTHDVLRHRLVDVELPSLLGQISHRVDSQVSQLLNAAHQLANSEYAKQAIRNDKLDSASETMLVKELNNVRAQYDLNDASIANRHNANYWNQNGFLRKLNHQQDGWFYSFVQSNNPTMVSMFQEANGQVKMFANYQSVGGDTLSGVSKSMDDMVSFLNSFHIEKSGYVYLTNAQGEVQIHRDQTKSHKTLRDFYGTQASELLNKQGFNLIETQTNGKEVFVGSLYVKSMDWFVVGTVPVSEVFASVNNVTHRILIFTVIVAVIFILGGIWLANSIVNPIRQLAQRFTDLGQGDGDLSQRIEINSDDEIAQLSKGFNGFIEKIHRSMREVAETSGALQQAAQRVAEKASSTHDNSQEQRDQTLQVVAAINEMGATISEIASNASTAAQTATEASDNTDSGRDVVNKAKNVIDRLANDMESTGTVVQQLAATTQDIGKILDVIREVSEQTNLLALNAAIEAARAGEQGRGFAVVADEVRNLAGRTASSTDEIQVMINKLQSNAKDAVEAMEAGRIVTLDGVQASDEAVQVLVSISERIHDISDRNIQVATATEEQSTVVHTINMNIEEINSINKMTTTTAEELAEASHDLNDLSSRLDRMVGTFKL, from the coding sequence GGCTTCCACTATGGTGGTTGGATTGATTGCACAACGTCAAACACATGATGTGTTACGTCATCGCTTGGTCGATGTCGAACTACCTTCTCTCCTTGGCCAAATCAGCCATCGAGTTGATAGTCAGGTTTCCCAGCTATTGAACGCTGCTCATCAACTTGCCAACAGTGAATACGCTAAGCAAGCGATTCGCAATGATAAACTCGATTCAGCTTCTGAAACGATGTTAGTTAAAGAGCTAAATAATGTGCGCGCTCAATATGATTTGAATGATGCATCGATTGCGAATCGACACAATGCGAACTACTGGAACCAGAATGGTTTTCTGCGTAAGTTAAACCATCAGCAAGATGGGTGGTTTTACAGTTTTGTTCAGTCCAATAACCCAACCATGGTAAGCATGTTCCAAGAAGCGAATGGACAAGTAAAAATGTTTGCTAACTATCAATCGGTGGGGGGCGATACATTGTCTGGCGTATCGAAATCAATGGATGACATGGTGAGTTTTCTCAATAGTTTCCATATTGAAAAGTCGGGTTATGTGTATTTAACCAATGCGCAAGGTGAAGTACAAATTCATCGAGACCAAACTAAGTCACATAAAACATTACGTGATTTCTATGGTACTCAAGCAAGTGAGTTGTTGAATAAACAAGGTTTCAACTTGATAGAAACTCAAACTAACGGCAAAGAGGTGTTCGTTGGGAGTTTGTACGTGAAGTCGATGGATTGGTTTGTTGTGGGGACTGTGCCGGTAAGTGAAGTGTTTGCTAGCGTGAATAACGTTACCCATCGCATTTTGATCTTTACTGTGATTGTGGCTGTAATCTTTATTCTTGGTGGAATTTGGTTAGCCAACAGTATCGTAAACCCAATCCGCCAACTTGCTCAGCGTTTTACTGATTTAGGCCAAGGCGATGGGGATTTATCGCAACGTATTGAAATCAACAGTGACGATGAGATTGCTCAGCTGTCGAAAGGCTTTAATGGCTTTATCGAGAAAATTCATCGTTCCATGCGTGAAGTGGCGGAAACCAGTGGTGCTTTACAACAAGCGGCACAGCGTGTTGCTGAGAAAGCGTCGTCAACCCACGACAACAGTCAAGAACAGCGTGATCAAACATTGCAAGTGGTTGCCGCTATCAATGAAATGGGCGCAACCATTAGTGAAATTGCGTCTAATGCGTCAACGGCAGCACAGACGGCCACAGAAGCATCGGATAACACCGACTCCGGCCGTGATGTGGTCAACAAGGCGAAGAACGTCATTGATCGCTTAGCAAATGATATGGAAAGTACCGGCACAGTGGTGCAGCAATTAGCTGCGACAACTCAAGACATCGGTAAGATTTTGGATGTTATTCGCGAAGTCTCTGAGCAAACGAACTTACTCGCACTTAATGCCGCGATTGAAGCAGCTCGTGCTGGTGAGCAAGGTCGGGGGTTTGCGGTTGTCGCAGATGAAGTGCGTAACCTAGCTGGTCGTACCGCATCATCAACCGACGAAATTCAGGTGATGATTAATAAACTACAATCTAATGCTAAAGATGCCGTAGAAGCGATGGAAGCGGGTCGCATCGTGACACTTGATGGGGTGCAAGCCTCTGATGAAGCGGTGCAGGTGTTGGTCAGTATTTCAGAGCGTATTCATGATATATCAGACCGAAACATTCAAGTGGCGACCGCAACAGAAGAACAGTCTACCGTTGTACATACCATTAATATGAACATCGAAGAGATCAATTCGATTAATAAGATGACCACAACAACGGCGGAAGAATTAGCGGAGGCGAGTCATGATCTGAATGACCTGTCTAGCCGATTAGACCGTATGGTTGGTACCTTCAAGCTCTAG
- a CDS encoding restriction endonuclease subunit S → MSDFEKELEMMSQDVNADEPEVKLPSIEDQKAVVAELKKLEAEGKLTPEVLEEYFGQFYAKSDRTVH, encoded by the coding sequence ATGAGTGATTTTGAAAAAGAACTAGAAATGATGTCGCAAGACGTGAATGCTGACGAGCCAGAAGTAAAGCTGCCATCTATTGAAGATCAAAAAGCGGTTGTGGCTGAGCTTAAAAAATTGGAAGCAGAAGGTAAACTGACACCTGAAGTGTTAGAAGAATACTTCGGTCAGTTTTACGCGAAATCAGACCGCACTGTTCATTAA
- a CDS encoding arabinan endo-1,5-alpha-L-arabinosidase translates to MKRSLTWLLSAGLVATFSANLQAKQVEVHDPVMAKEGNTYYAFSTGPGITYYSSQDMKHWQLVGRVFKDKPSWAPRVAPGFNGHLWAPDIIHHNGKFYLYYSASAFGKNTSGIGVTVTKTLDPKSKDAQWVDQGVVLQSIPNRDEWNAIDPAVAFDDQGTPWMAFGSFWHGLKLVKLDPSLTRIAEPQEWYNLARRPSTTLTDGKQAGDGAIEAPFIFKKNGYYYLFVSFDLCCRGMDSTYNIRVGRSKNIQGPYVDKEGKSMMQGGGTLVLKGNKDWVALGHNAAYTFNGKDYMVFHAYETADNALQKLRILQIHWKNNWPTVNPANLNKNTTVLEK, encoded by the coding sequence ATGAAAAGGTCTCTCACATGGCTGTTATCAGCAGGGTTAGTCGCTACGTTTAGTGCTAACCTACAAGCCAAACAAGTTGAAGTTCATGATCCAGTAATGGCAAAAGAAGGGAATACCTATTACGCCTTTAGTACTGGACCGGGGATCACCTACTATTCCTCACAAGATATGAAGCATTGGCAACTGGTGGGCCGGGTATTCAAAGATAAACCCAGTTGGGCTCCACGTGTTGCTCCAGGATTTAATGGCCACCTTTGGGCTCCTGATATCATTCATCATAATGGCAAATTTTATCTTTACTATTCAGCTTCAGCCTTTGGCAAAAATACGTCAGGGATTGGGGTTACCGTGACGAAAACTCTCGATCCTAAATCTAAAGACGCCCAGTGGGTTGACCAAGGCGTCGTTCTACAATCAATCCCGAATCGAGATGAATGGAACGCCATTGATCCAGCCGTTGCATTTGATGATCAAGGGACACCTTGGATGGCATTTGGCTCATTCTGGCATGGGTTAAAATTGGTAAAATTGGATCCAAGTTTGACTCGTATTGCCGAACCTCAAGAATGGTATAACCTAGCCCGACGCCCTTCCACTACTCTGACTGATGGGAAACAAGCTGGAGATGGTGCAATAGAAGCTCCTTTCATCTTCAAAAAAAATGGCTACTACTATTTGTTCGTTTCATTTGATTTATGTTGTCGAGGCATGGATAGTACCTATAACATTCGTGTTGGCCGCAGTAAAAATATCCAAGGCCCATACGTCGATAAAGAAGGTAAATCGATGATGCAAGGTGGAGGAACACTCGTATTGAAAGGAAATAAAGATTGGGTCGCTTTAGGTCACAATGCGGCTTACACCTTTAATGGCAAGGATTACATGGTATTCCACGCTTATGAAACCGCAGATAATGCGCTACAAAAATTGCGTATTTTACAAATCCATTGGAAAAATAATTGGCCAACTGTCAATCCTGCTAACCTGAATAAAAACACCACTGTATTAGAAAAGTAA
- a CDS encoding DsbA family oxidoreductase yields MRSLRIDIVADFVCPWSFIAYVRLKHVISQLDSDITVELFWHPYELNPTMNLKGENLREHLMRKYKMSATQVEQTLNKVIETGKMSGLELSFPESMSIYNTRHAHQLLQWSLLQHKQTDMALALFEAYFKHHRALDDHQVLIALAKELGLEQDICSQVINKPSWSNTVAQIEQQWLQAGISSVPTLIVDQHHLISGAQSEESLYQQLRQITTLPPKKHTH; encoded by the coding sequence ATGCGCTCGCTTAGAATAGACATTGTGGCCGACTTTGTGTGTCCTTGGTCATTCATCGCTTACGTACGATTAAAGCATGTAATAAGTCAGTTAGATTCAGACATAACCGTTGAACTGTTTTGGCATCCTTATGAATTGAACCCAACCATGAATTTGAAGGGTGAAAATTTACGCGAACATTTAATGCGCAAATATAAAATGTCTGCCACACAAGTAGAACAAACGCTCAATAAAGTGATTGAAACAGGTAAAATGTCGGGGCTGGAGCTTTCATTTCCAGAAAGCATGTCTATCTATAACACTCGACATGCGCATCAGCTGTTACAGTGGTCTTTATTACAGCACAAACAAACGGACATGGCTTTGGCTTTGTTCGAGGCTTATTTCAAACATCACCGAGCACTGGATGACCATCAAGTATTGATCGCATTAGCGAAAGAATTAGGCCTTGAACAAGACATATGCTCTCAAGTCATTAATAAGCCGTCTTGGTCTAATACGGTTGCCCAAATAGAACAGCAGTGGTTACAAGCAGGGATCTCCTCTGTACCGACTCTTATTGTCGACCAGCACCATTTGATATCTGGAGCACAAAGTGAAGAGTCTCTTTATCAGCAACTGCGCCAGATTACGACCCTTCCCCCGAAAAAACATACTCACTAG
- a CDS encoding alpha-amylase family glycosyl hydrolase yields MTCQPTDVILHTFDWPYALISERAEAIYRAGYRSVLISPPMKSFKQEMGTPWWQRYQPQDYRVIDNQLGNTESLTQMVAILDHYDIHVYADIVFNHMANESSLRLDLQYPSASDLADYKQNEAYFERKKLFGDLSEPLFTEQDFVEAFGIKDWKDKWEVQNGRITGGPKDKGLPTLRDNDHVINQQRQFLQALKRIGIKGFRIDAAKHLSLEHIRRVWSDDIVHDMHIFGEIITDGGATRQEYQLFLQPYLEQTRLGAYDFPLFQTVYNAFACQGSLTTLVDPYSFGEALSKERAVTFAITHDVPNNDAFRGQVMDEVAESLAYSYLLGRDGGVPLIYSDLDTSGIKNREGKPRWKNVWQDKAMAARIEFHNRMHGLSMNPILATDNVLIFTRGDQGAVSINKSSHSFTINLNFPVDLIDILTGERFVSDRGQVTINTPGRASRMLLCDR; encoded by the coding sequence ATGACATGCCAGCCAACCGATGTGATCTTGCATACCTTCGATTGGCCTTATGCTCTTATCTCTGAGAGAGCTGAAGCCATTTATCGCGCTGGGTATCGGTCAGTGCTTATTTCTCCACCGATGAAATCCTTCAAACAGGAAATGGGCACCCCTTGGTGGCAACGTTATCAACCACAAGATTATCGAGTGATTGATAATCAACTCGGCAATACCGAATCTTTAACTCAAATGGTCGCAATATTAGATCATTACGATATCCACGTTTATGCGGATATTGTGTTTAATCACATGGCGAACGAATCGTCTTTACGCCTTGATTTACAGTATCCTAGCGCAAGTGATTTAGCCGATTATAAGCAAAATGAAGCTTATTTTGAGCGGAAGAAGCTGTTTGGCGATCTTTCCGAACCACTTTTTACTGAGCAGGACTTTGTCGAAGCATTCGGTATTAAAGATTGGAAAGATAAATGGGAAGTGCAAAATGGTCGTATTACAGGAGGGCCTAAGGATAAGGGGCTTCCTACATTGCGCGATAACGATCATGTGATTAACCAGCAACGCCAGTTTCTGCAAGCGTTGAAACGTATTGGTATCAAGGGGTTTCGCATTGATGCGGCTAAGCATTTATCGCTAGAGCATATTAGGCGAGTCTGGAGTGATGACATTGTTCACGATATGCACATATTTGGCGAAATCATTACAGATGGAGGCGCAACTCGCCAAGAATATCAGCTCTTTCTACAGCCTTACTTAGAGCAAACTCGACTTGGTGCTTATGACTTTCCTCTGTTTCAAACGGTATACAATGCATTCGCCTGCCAAGGGAGTTTAACGACCTTAGTTGATCCGTATAGCTTTGGTGAAGCGTTGTCAAAAGAGCGCGCGGTGACTTTTGCGATAACACACGATGTCCCCAATAATGATGCCTTTCGTGGACAAGTTATGGACGAAGTTGCTGAAAGTCTCGCATACTCATATCTATTGGGGCGAGATGGCGGCGTGCCACTCATTTACAGTGATTTAGATACAAGTGGCATTAAGAACCGTGAAGGTAAACCAAGATGGAAAAACGTCTGGCAAGATAAAGCCATGGCTGCGCGTATCGAGTTTCATAATCGGATGCATGGTTTAAGTATGAATCCGATTCTCGCGACAGATAATGTCTTGATATTTACCCGTGGTGATCAAGGCGCAGTCAGCATCAATAAATCATCACACTCTTTTACTATCAACCTGAACTTCCCTGTCGATTTGATCGACATATTAACTGGAGAGCGTTTTGTTTCAGATAGGGGGCAAGTGACGATAAATACTCCAGGAAGGGCAAGTCGAATGCTTCTGTGCGACAGGTAA
- the pepT gene encoding peptidase T: MENLVERFLRYVTFDTQSKPKNHHCPSSTGQKVFAKALYEELCEFGLSDTSIDDRCYVMAKLKSNVPYDVPAIGFISHMDTAPDASGKNVKPQIVENYQGGDIALGKGDEVLSPIQYPELHTLHGCNLITTDGTTLLGSDDKAGIAEIMSAIQFLQAHPEIPHGDICIGFTPDEEIGRGANHFDVEKFGAQWAYTVDGGPVGELEYENFNGSTAQVICNGVSVHPGTAKGKLVNSMYIAAQFIEQMPTEMRPEQTQGYEGFIHLTAAKMGVAKSELTYFIRDFETQGLADKKALLEQKVAELNKSLRKGSVEVTITDSYQNMREKIEPYPHIIEIAKLAMEECDVEPLIKPVRGGTDGARLSFMGLPCPNIFTGGYNFHGIHEFATIEGMEQAAKVIVKIAEKTALRYQS; this comes from the coding sequence ATGGAAAATTTAGTTGAGCGTTTTTTACGCTACGTCACGTTTGATACCCAATCCAAGCCGAAGAACCATCATTGTCCTAGTTCTACAGGGCAAAAGGTTTTCGCTAAAGCGCTCTATGAAGAATTGTGTGAATTTGGATTAAGTGATACGAGTATTGATGACCGTTGTTATGTGATGGCGAAGCTGAAATCCAATGTACCCTATGATGTGCCAGCGATAGGGTTTATTTCTCATATGGATACTGCGCCGGATGCATCGGGGAAAAATGTTAAGCCGCAGATCGTAGAAAACTATCAGGGGGGCGATATTGCACTTGGCAAAGGTGATGAAGTGCTATCACCTATTCAATACCCTGAACTGCATACATTACATGGCTGTAATCTCATCACTACTGATGGTACTACGCTGCTAGGTTCTGACGATAAAGCAGGTATTGCCGAAATTATGAGTGCAATTCAATTTCTTCAAGCTCATCCGGAAATACCGCATGGTGATATTTGTATTGGGTTTACTCCCGACGAAGAAATTGGCCGTGGTGCTAATCATTTTGATGTTGAAAAATTTGGTGCTCAATGGGCCTATACCGTCGATGGTGGGCCGGTTGGTGAATTGGAATATGAGAACTTTAATGGTTCGACTGCTCAAGTGATTTGTAACGGGGTCAGTGTTCACCCAGGCACAGCGAAAGGTAAATTAGTGAACTCGATGTACATCGCGGCGCAATTTATCGAGCAGATGCCAACCGAAATGAGACCGGAACAAACCCAAGGTTACGAGGGATTTATCCATTTAACAGCCGCTAAAATGGGGGTGGCTAAATCAGAACTTACCTACTTTATTCGGGATTTTGAAACACAAGGTTTGGCAGATAAAAAAGCTCTCCTTGAGCAGAAAGTGGCAGAGCTTAATAAGTCATTACGCAAAGGTTCTGTTGAAGTGACGATTACCGATAGTTATCAAAACATGCGCGAAAAAATTGAGCCGTATCCACATATTATCGAAATTGCCAAACTAGCGATGGAAGAGTGTGATGTGGAACCACTGATTAAACCTGTTCGCGGTGGTACAGATGGTGCGCGCTTATCATTCATGGGATTACCATGTCCGAATATCTTTACTGGAGGATATAATTTCCATGGTATTCATGAGTTTGCAACGATTGAAGGCATGGAACAAGCGGCTAAAGTTATCGTGAAAATTGCCGAAAAAACCGCACTGCGTTATCAATCTTAA
- a CDS encoding mechanosensitive ion channel family protein: MDKFNAVIDFLMTYKLVFTALILLVMGLARSFLLRLIRGDVSFLSEDQRKWMSRTKNGMFASTLLVLFVLWQSEINQFALSVTAIAVAIVVASKEIILCLTGSIQRASSRSFRVGDWIEVGQLSGEVIDHNMMATVIQEIDLLHGQYHYTGKTATLPNSMFFTYPVKNLNFMKRYVFHNFNIIVPHFVNLYPLLPDLYLRINEHFSHFIDVARRYNSMIEKHAGVDLPSAEPHIDIGSAGAGEQSVHFMIFCPTEKANEFEQKIRQDFMELFTLAYPTLCEKTALTPPSDEVVVDDVKETEKKKPVKQTPNQGPLATKMRYYMTSLLRR; the protein is encoded by the coding sequence ATGGATAAATTTAACGCGGTTATTGATTTTTTAATGACTTATAAGTTGGTGTTTACCGCGCTAATTTTGTTAGTAATGGGGTTAGCAAGAAGCTTTCTATTACGTTTGATTCGTGGTGACGTTTCCTTCTTAAGTGAAGATCAGCGGAAATGGATGTCACGAACTAAGAATGGCATGTTTGCTAGTACCTTGTTAGTCCTTTTTGTTCTCTGGCAGTCTGAAATCAATCAGTTTGCTCTTTCTGTTACCGCTATTGCGGTCGCCATCGTTGTGGCATCAAAAGAGATCATTTTGTGTTTAACCGGATCTATTCAACGTGCGAGCTCTCGCTCATTTCGCGTTGGTGATTGGATTGAGGTAGGACAATTAAGTGGTGAAGTGATTGATCACAATATGATGGCCACGGTGATTCAAGAAATTGACTTATTACATGGGCAATATCACTACACAGGTAAAACGGCAACCTTACCCAATAGCATGTTTTTTACCTACCCAGTAAAAAACCTGAATTTCATGAAACGATATGTGTTTCATAACTTCAATATCATCGTGCCGCATTTTGTAAACTTATATCCTTTACTGCCGGATCTCTACCTACGAATTAATGAGCATTTCTCTCATTTTATCGATGTCGCAAGACGTTATAACAGTATGATAGAAAAGCATGCTGGCGTCGATCTACCGAGTGCCGAACCTCATATCGATATTGGTAGCGCAGGGGCTGGGGAACAGTCGGTGCACTTTATGATTTTCTGTCCGACAGAAAAAGCCAATGAGTTTGAACAAAAAATTCGCCAAGATTTTATGGAGCTGTTCACACTGGCTTATCCCACGCTATGTGAGAAAACAGCATTGACTCCTCCATCTGATGAGGTGGTTGTGGATGACGTAAAAGAAACGGAAAAAAAGAAGCCCGTTAAACAAACGCCTAATCAAGGTCCTCTTGCAACCAA